One Aegilops tauschii subsp. strangulata cultivar AL8/78 chromosome 7, Aet v6.0, whole genome shotgun sequence genomic window carries:
- the LOC109784282 gene encoding ubiquitin-like-specific protease ESD4 isoform X2, producing MTLYLKTFNYDQSVKKKKPKKIVFSVLMSLKLSAEPDVFDPKVCEKEFKNACLQNHISKSDLLFFMVVHKRHWAVVVVNITQKEFNIFDSIRNSEDLFEMDRITKNVVANIKSVAMREPLFKHNLESYSLFTPLDYPQQKTYYNCGYYSILYVENWDGLVMLSFGEDYIPNLRKRIAADLLRHPSNKLDPAHQLKLLLQR from the exons ATGACCTTATACCTGAAGACATTCAACTATGATCAGTcagtgaagaagaagaagccaaAAAAAATTGTTTTCTCAGTGTTGATGAGT TTGAAACTCAGTGCTGAGCCAGATGTGTTTGATCCGAAGGTGTGCGAAAAAGAATTTAAGAATGCTTGCTTACAAAATCACATTTCAAAATCTGACCTG CTATTCTTCATGGTTGTACACAAAAGGCACTGGGCAGTAGTAGTTGTTAACATCACCCAAAAGGAGTTCAATATCTTTGACTCCATTAGGAACTCGGAAGACCTTTTTGAGATGGACAGGATCACTAAGAATGTG GTCGCAAACATCAAGAGTGTTGCAATGAGGGAGCCACTTTTTAAGCACAATCTCGAGTCTTACTCGCTATTCACCCCACTTGATTACCCTCAACAAAAAACTTA CTATAACTGTGGCTACTATAGTATTTTATACGTGGAGAATTGGGATGGCCTTGTTATGCTGTCATTTGGCGAG GATTACATCCCAAACCTTCGGAAACGCATTGCAGCAGATCTGTTGAGACACCCAAGCAACAAGTTGGACCCCGCGCATCAGCTGAAGCTGCTTCTTCAGCGTTAG
- the LOC109784282 gene encoding uncharacterized protein isoform X1, with translation MTLYLKTFNYDQSVKKKKPKKIVFSVLMSLKLSAEPDVFDPKVCEKEFKNACLQNHISKSDLLFFMVVHKRHWAVVVVNITQKEFNIFDSIRNSEDLFEMDRITKNVVMLLLEFGATNLFLLFAFPHRTLMHFVCPCFIGFDQVANIKSVAMREPLFKHNLESYSLFTPLDYPQQKTYYNCGYYSILYVENWDGLVMLSFGEDYIPNLRKRIAADLLRHPSNKLDPAHQLKLLLQR, from the exons ATGACCTTATACCTGAAGACATTCAACTATGATCAGTcagtgaagaagaagaagccaaAAAAAATTGTTTTCTCAGTGTTGATGAGT TTGAAACTCAGTGCTGAGCCAGATGTGTTTGATCCGAAGGTGTGCGAAAAAGAATTTAAGAATGCTTGCTTACAAAATCACATTTCAAAATCTGACCTG CTATTCTTCATGGTTGTACACAAAAGGCACTGGGCAGTAGTAGTTGTTAACATCACCCAAAAGGAGTTCAATATCTTTGACTCCATTAGGAACTCGGAAGACCTTTTTGAGATGGACAGGATCACTAAGAATGTGGTAATGCTCCTGTTGGAGTTTGGCGCAACAAATCTTTTCCTTCTTTTTGCTTTTCCACACCGCACACTTATGCATTTTGTTTGTCCATGTTTTATCGGGTTTGATCAGGTCGCAAACATCAAGAGTGTTGCAATGAGGGAGCCACTTTTTAAGCACAATCTCGAGTCTTACTCGCTATTCACCCCACTTGATTACCCTCAACAAAAAACTTA CTATAACTGTGGCTACTATAGTATTTTATACGTGGAGAATTGGGATGGCCTTGTTATGCTGTCATTTGGCGAG GATTACATCCCAAACCTTCGGAAACGCATTGCAGCAGATCTGTTGAGACACCCAAGCAACAAGTTGGACCCCGCGCATCAGCTGAAGCTGCTTCTTCAGCGTTAG